The genome window TTATAGTAACATATGCAAACTTCTAAACACATGTTGATAAGCAGTCAAAATAAGTAAGAACCTCTGATGTTGTTGCTGTTCGATGAAATATTCTTGTAATCCCACGCTGAATATCAGGTGACCTTCCTAAGAAAGTCAAAACTGAAGAAAGAACCTGATGTAATTTGGGGCACACAATAGTAACATTAGAGTCTTCCTCATCGCAGTTAATACTTTGAGAAGCTTTGTATGAACCCATGGATTCAGCAATCTCAGACACAGCATCAAGACGAGAATGTATCATGTTTCTGTCGCATAAAGGGTGAGTCACCTGCACAGGGAAACAGAATTTGATGTCATAAATCAACAAATACGGATAAGAACTATGTAACCGATTAATCAACTTCCATACCCAGTGCCTCAGGATCCTTGATCCAGAAATGGTAAGTGTGTTATTCATACATTGCAGCAAGGAGCCAGACTCAGACCCGTCAATATTATTCCTCAAAATCTGAAGTGGAATTGTTACACTCATcatgaaaataattattaaaaaaaaagaagaagaagaaagaagaaacaTTGTAAATAGAACAATCAACAATAGTATATGTTCAACTATATGAAAATGAAGGCTTAATATCTATTGACAACTGAATGACTTGCTCCTAATAAAAGGCAAGATATTGATCACTACAGATATGAAGTATCATCAGAGTCAGTGAACAATAATGAATGCCCAACTCATAATGCCTGAAACATTAAACCTAGGAGCTTTGCAGATATTGCAATATAGTGAATATGGGGTATCAGAGTTCAGCTATATCAATCAATCATATCAGTTGGTCACACTAGGTATCGCAGATCAAGACCAAGAAGTTAAACACCTAgcatttgacttaaatataGTATACCTCTAATTGTTGCATAGCATTGGCAGACAGAGTCATTTCCATACTACCGGACAAGGGTCGAAATGAAGCTCCGGAGCACAAAATTTTCTCAAAACCAAATTGCTTCAGGTGACGAATGGTCAAGGCTAATGCTTGGACCACCATGTCAGGCATATCTACAATTCCCTTCAAATACAAGAAGAATAAATAAGGAGTTATTTGGTGTTATTTAACACTAGTAGGACTTTAACTAATAATAGATAAGGAAAAAAAAGTCTACCCAAACATATAAcatttgaaaaacaaaattcaGTATATCCGCAcgttataattttaaaacttttttctaCAAAGACCATCAAAGGACAGTACAGCTAGCCTGCAGATCCTTTAAAGGGATAAACGAAGTAAGATAAAATCATCTTCCTTTCGTAAAATTGGGAAAGTGTTATCAGCAGTGGTCAAATACACAGACACATACGCACGTTGAATTTTATCTAAATGGCTCTTATCGTCATATATAGCAATTATTTCAATATTTGTTAATCATGGCATATGCAAACAGTTTTTCTTATAATTGCGTGTTTCTAAATCTACATTAATTCCATATGCAAACATAATCTTACAAGTAAAAGGGTAAgccaaataattacacggataaagGAAAAAATGCTAGTAGTTTTAGTAAGTAAAGATATCAAACCATCGTATTTCCAGACCACATTACCAAACAAATTTAAAGACACGAGCACTAAAGCACATGCATGCATTGTGTTTGCACAAGATGCAATATACTGCGCATCGAAAATTTAGGGAGAAAGTATAGAGCAgtagaatataatattttctgaATCATAAAGGTAACAATCATTCATATTGCAATTTTACTTGGATTTCAAGCTTATCCAAGCAATCCTTCTCAATTTAGCATGCTGTGATATACAAACATACCTCATTTGTCGAGCAGTCAGCTGCCTCTGTTTCCACCTCTGTTTCTTTGTGCAAGTTTTTTACTAGCTGACTATCACTCTTGTTATCAGACAATGCCATTACTTCAGCAAGTGCACTACCTTGATTGAAGGAATCTCGTGATATATGCTCCACCCGGACATTTGACGTTGGACCAGCATATGATGATAGTAACTATAGATAAAGTATCCAACTTAGTAAGCTAGATGAACTAAAGCAATTGGATTTCTAACTTCTAACAGCACAATATCAAATACAATTTAATATTAGCTACCATAAATCCAGATAGTAACAACTTCTAATAAAATGTAAACATTAAAGTGAACATGCAAAGAAGGGATCACAATTGTAGTCTAAAATCAGATGATAAAGGCCATTATACTTTAGCATCAAAGTAGGAAAGTGTAGCCAATTTTATATACCTCTGAAAGAGGTTAAATGACATACCGTCTATAAAGGGGAATATTGTGGACACAATAATGAATAATAGATTACTCGAACATGTGTatctatatacatatttttttctgGAAGAATAAAGTTAAAGTTTGTTGTAGTTGTATCGGTTCTTGCTTTGAGTTCCATTGTATCAGCGGCTTCGTAGCCTGCCTGCCATTCTTTCTGTTTGGCTTTGCTTCTTTGCAGTCAAATTTACCTTTCACTATATAAATAATCTACTGTTTCACAATCTATTGTAGCATTCCTAATGATGcattattaattttaactatGATCACCTTTATCTACTAGCCATTTAGTAGTGAATTATTTTCACTTTGCTTTAAAGGATGAATTGTTTCTACTATGCTGTAACAACAGGCTttaaatttcttttgttttctgaACTCCCCAAAATGATAACGTCATGTAGCCATTTTTGATGGACATAAATTAGGGTGCACTTAATACAACTAAGTCCATTCCAATGGGCGCTACACCTAAATCATTTcgaacatataaaataataaatttaagcacATCCATGTAAAGTCATAAACACACATACTGATCATATAGATCATGTAATCAAAAGTGACCTTTTCAGTCTGTTTTGAGAGGGGCTCTGCAAGAAGTAACTCCGCAGGTGACAATCTCAAAAGCAACGCTTCAAGCGCAGACCTCATAAAATTATCATCAAACTCCCCATAAATAACATCTCCGGTTGAAATCTCAACCGCTATAATTCCAATCTTCGAATCACATCCACTTTCAATCCCCCCAATGTCCACATTCTCAACAACACAAACCAAATAATTACTACACGAACCGAACCCTTCTTCTCCACCACCCACATCCTCAGCCGCCTCCAATGTAGCTTTAGTGTACAATGCCGATAACCCCCTGCAAAATGGTCCTAACCGATTCGAACCATGAGCCTTAATCGCCGCAGTTTCAGTCTGTTTAACAACTCCAACCTTATAACCGGCCCCCACAAGCCTCCTAACATAAACATTCAACCTAAAAGTAGGCACACTGGCAGTCAAAAAattatgatccatatgagcataaATCcccaaaaccctagcagcaTTCTCAGCATCCTGTCCGAAAAACCGAAACTTGTAACCAACTTCAATCATCAACAGAACATCAGGGTACTTTCTTTTAAGCTCCACCACTTGCTGTTCCAGAGGAGTGTACTTAACAGAAGGGCCCACAAGTGACGACTCCCCAGAAGGCTCTAGAAGGTCCTGAGAAGGTTCTAAAAGCTTCTCCACAAATCTTTGGTGAAGAGATGGAATGGGGTTGTGGGTATGAGGAGAGAGTTTAGGGGTTTTGGGGGGTTTAGTGGAAGAAATGAACTGGGAGTTAAGGGCGCGTTTGGCTGGTGAGAAATTGACAGTAGTTGAGATTTTTGGAGGTGGGGGTGGAGAAGAGGGAGTAgggtttgatggggttttgggGTTTGGTGCAAAGAAGCGAGAAATCACTTGTTGTTTCTGTTTGCCCATAGTGATTGTACTGAGTTATTGATGTTGATCGAGGAAGGAGAGGAGGCTTTGTATAATTGTATTGTACTTGGTGCATACATACAtaaagagaaaagaaagaattgGTTTGCGCGCTAAACATGCGTGTCACGGCGAGCAGGTTCTTTGGACTTGGGAACGAGTCGAGCTCAGTTCAGACGAGAATTTATCAAATTCAAATTGGTTTTCATTCGAACTTTTTTACACGTACTCgaagatttattaaaaatgtatttttataaatattaggaTGACTGTTTAACAAATTAAATGCTTCTTATTGTtctttgtttttgaaaaattacAATTCATTTCTTATTCACatgtattaatattattattatttttcagcATTTTTCTTTCCAAAATATAACTGATTTCTATATTTATGACTATTAGTActatataacttaaaaataaaagggcttttttgataaatactcaagtcaaaaagaaattatgcaaaaatactgtcattttttaaattagatTGCCAAAATACTATTATTCGGAttctttttgcaaaaatacgattttgcatatgcaaccaaacCTGCAACTACGAACGATCATATTGGCAACTACATATGTAACTTTTAAATAAATtgctaaaattatattaagttgcataataagttgcaattagttgcaaaatcagaaaaataaatGCCCCTCGGGCTCAGGCAATGTTGTAGAAATCGTCCGAGTCACCGATAAATCGGCCAATATATCGGCAAAATAGCTGTCCCCGATCTTATTAAGCTGGATCCCTTTATTTCACAGTTTGTTTAGTATCGGGTCAAAACTCAGGTCAAACTGGAGTACTTGGTCAACCATCCCAGAAGTTAATAGTGAAAAAAACATCTATTCATTCTTCTTTCATTGCTAAGCGTAGTAGAAGGGAAACAAAGAAGAAAACACAACCATAAATCAATTCTATCTGCACGGATTTCATTGCTAGCTACAATCTAATTAAGGTTTTTAATCTTGATGATTTTGATTACAATTTCTTTCCCCATGGTCTTAGTTTTGATTTGGTGTTGAAACTTGTATGGTGGTATCATTTCGATTTAATGGATATTTTGTGTTTAGGATTTTAAGTTAGTTAACACTGATGTTTATGATTGAGTGTTGaaataacttttattttgaGTATGCTATGGAGGATGATTAGGTAAATGGATTAAAATATCCTTGTTTCgatttacaaatttattaaataattatatataataaaatattaatattaatttgctCCGATTTTTTTACCAATTAATCCTTTCGATAAATCTTCGATTTAACGACTAATCCTTGCAAGGTCATGTAACCGATCTTGTCCGATTACCGATTTCCGAAACACAGCCTGCAGGACCAAAAAGCAAAATCAACTAGTATTGCAACAAAAAACAAACGTTACAAACCAAAACTTTCCAGAGAGATAAAGCATAAAAAgaaacaaaggcatattgtgaGCACTTAAAATCAACACTGGCAGCCACTTTTAGAAGCTTCTACTCCGATCTTTCTCACTTCTTTTGACCCATCTTGTGTGTGTCCGCCATCTTTCCCATGTATTTATCGTTTTTTGGAATCAATTTGATTTCCCTAAGATCTGATATCCTAATCAACAATTTATCTCATCAATTGAAGTTTGAAGGAGCTAATAATGAAAAAAACGAGACAGAGAAAAAGGAGATAAAAGAGCGAGGAGAAGAAGATAGAGAGAGAGCGAAGAGATGTTTGATTGAGGCTGAAGAGAGAGACAAAGAACTAGAAAAGAGAAGGACGGAGAGTGAGCGAGACGGCCTGAAGCAGAAGGAGACCGGGGGAACACCCCGACCGTATAAGTGCAAATAGATTGTTGTTTTTTAGAAAAGAAAGTAAATCTCCAAGTTTTGGGGGATGATTGTATTattgtaattaaaatatgagTAAATTGCACACTGTGTACCTGTAGTTTCAGCTTgatgcactttgtgtacctcaGTTTTCATATCTGGCAATGTGTGTACCTCAAGTTTGTAGATTCTTGCAAGGTGTGTACTTCCGTTAGTTTGAAGATTGACACCGTGAGAAAGGAGGGGCATCAATGGAATTTGGCAGCAGTTGAAAGGCGGGGCAATGGCTATTCTGTTTGTGTGTTACATGCACACAACATTGCAGCAAAGCTTTGTTTTTTCTTGTTGCCGTGTCTGAATACTGTGAATGCCGTTGCTGGTTGTCCGAACTGCTTGGACAGAAGACATTACAAGACATTACTTTCGTCCGGTGATTTGACcgaatagttaaaaatattattttttatattttttttctaaataaaaatgtataatcaaaattttaattcacaagaaaaatcagtcaaaaataatatctttaactaccccgtcaaagcacttaaaaatgtgtgtcaaaagtcaaaacgtcaaataataaaaacagaaaggatatatatttttgacaaaCTACAGAACATGTGGCAGCTCTAAATTGGTATTCTCTTCCTTTCTATGTCCATTTTGTTCAGAGAATTCTACTACCTTCAGGAGCATATCATATTCCTTTTCACTGTCTGTAAGATCACCATTTTCTTCATGACAATTCCCTGATCTTATTCACAGAAGccgatttttttttactttaaagcTCTTTGTtcacataaaattatatatatataattatttaaatatatacaaaatttgtacttcaaaatataaattaaatgtttatatacaagttataaatattacttTTTTGAGTAACGCGggcatattattcaaaaaatattcatactttaaattcataataatagTTTGGTTAGAAAAAATTAGGTTATgaacatattaattatattatcaaacatATTTCTAATTAAACAttacatattataaatatttaaatttatgtttaaattttctatcaacaattttaatttagaattcaataatattaaataatgtttttttaatctttatatttataaatataagtataatgaaaaaaattatactccctccgtctcttaatacttttcctgtttctgtTTTTCACGTTtgtcaacacacacttttgattgttaatatcttcaatttcgtattagtagtaaatatgaaaattttaccgtattaaagtactcgtgaatacgaatcaaATAAGATCACTAATGACTATATTTCGTTTTATAGATTACATGTAAAAtagtaatttgtctcgtgtcatgaacagtaccgacatcacaaacaggaaaaaaaaaagaaacggaaggagtatataaATCGTGATATAATCAAAGAAATGAGTACTAAATACTACACTTACAAATTATCTATGTTAATATCTTATAACTAGCATATTCAAAATGAATTTTACGAGAAATTAATAGATAAAGTATGTTGTAAATTTATTAGTatgtttattaaataaaattattatttcttgtgaaaaaataataatttcatttaaaaacttaaaaaaaccattttattttacataaatatataaatctatactatactataaaaagccaacatgagtataatttgtagtcgtacaaaattttggtttggtactctcctctaaaactaaaagtctacacaacatgtagatatctattaaacagttttatatactaaaaacactccttatgtatattgatatcttattaaatataatttataatatgttgaaaaaggtgaaactactgttaataacatatattaatattaaaaaaatacttatagacAAATGtataagtaattataaatatacaatttttaatatcttttgtctaaaatacatataaataattagagacgctactttttaattataacgtattttactcgaaatttaactctaacgtgttctatttcgttatgaacacgaaccattacgtaacatatgaagatatatgaaatatgaaaaatttgatttaaaattaattgaataatataaattgtgaaagctaaatttctgtcagttggttaatataatttaactaaaatccaattcattaatactaaaatactaataaaatgttgttaaaatttaaattataattaataaattacgaattatatactcgcccgtgctttgcacgggttaaagactagtatattataaattttggagCTCGCAACAAATCATTACCTTCCTCTAGTTGTTGCATGATTTGAGTCCAAAGACTCTGATGCAGTAGAGAAGTGCGAAGAGTGATAAAGAACAAGACTGCTGCTGGAAATGTCTGAGCTGCCCTTTGCATACTAACGGTGTTAACTTTAATCTCACGGAAGTACACACTTTGCAAGAATCCGGTAACTTCAGGTACACAGTTTGCTAGATATGAAATAacaggtacacaaagtgcacaatGGTGAAACTAGCTTGCATTTTactcttaaaatattaaaaagaagtatatttgataaatactcaaaataaaaatgttagaactaatatatttaaattcttttctcaataaacaataaacaatatTTATAAGGAACAGTGTTTACTTGGTGCGCATGAAAATAGTCGAGGCATGTGCAGAGCGagtaaatataaattacaatacGACCCCCCTTCGTCTCCATCCCCAACTCACACACCGGCCGGATCCGACACAACCATGGTCACGTCGCCGATCGTAAACACATACCCACTCGCCAGCTACACTTTCGGAGTCAAAGAGCCCAAAATGGAGAAAGACACCTCCGTCGCCGATCGTTTAGCTCGTATGAAAGTCAAGTTCGTATCTTTCCTCTTTGTCTCTTTTTATATCctctttaatttgtatttttttggtCAATTCAGCTGCTATTAGTGTGAATAATAATACCCATTTGATAAatctttttgttcttttttatgTATGTGGGTTTTTGTTTTCAAACCCTAGTTTTGGTTTGTTGGTTGTTTTGTTCAGTTTCTTGAGTGATTCTTGAAATTGATATGTATATGTGGATGGATGTTTTGCAGTTATATGAAGGAGGGTATGAGGACTAGCGTCGAAGGGATATTGATGGTAGGTTTTCGTGTGTACAAGTCATTTGTATGTTGTACTATGTGTGTGGGTGTTTGCCTGGGGCGGAATCAATTAGAAAGTAGCAAGATTGAACCATTATGTAAATAAATAGATTATAGGAATGGGGAACCCCTTGTGCGGAACATGACATTAATGACCATAAAATGAGAGGAACTAGATGAACTGATCCTCGGATGGGAATGATATTCATTTGAGGAAAATTATTTACTCTCTCCATCCCATAAtacaagtctcttttgaaaaaactaAGCATATTAagatattttataatcaaacatattttatgattaatattattatattgatttAATGAGAAATAGCTTAGCCCAATACAAAATTTGACTAATAAGCACTTGATAGATGGAAAAAGGTCCATACTTGTTCTTGGGAGaaaacaaacaaaaggaaagtaGTTGGAATTGATCATTATAATTGTATTAAAAGTAGATATGAACAATTATTGTGGCAAAAAAAATCTTCAAAAGAGATTACGATTATGgggtggagggagtattaatcaACAATGACATATACCATATACAAATTGAGATTATCCACTAGGTTAGGAGGGGAACAATCATATTAATAAAGTGAATAGCGAGGATTGAACATGTTTAGTTTATTGCATCTTGTGACGTGTTTGGTTGGATGGAATGTAATTTGTACTAAAGtagtatttataattttcatcccATCTTCTGTTccatttttatcaatttatacTAAAAGCTCAATTCCTCTAGTTTCAGAATGACTGCATAATTCTCTTTTTAACTCTCTTCTTCACATCCTCATCGGAAAAATGCACTTTCATTtattgtcactattcttatCTCATCTCTTTCTACAAAGTTTAAACCTGGCAGAGCATCAAGTAATTTATATGTAGCTCCCATTCTTAAAGTTACTACTCGAGCCAACTACTGTGTAgatgtatatgtatttatatcaGTGCACCACATTACTAAACTTCATTTAAATTGAAAAGAATGAAAAATAGACAGAAAACAGTAACATGTGTTGATAGGTAATTACAATAACCTGTTTTGATGGATAATTTATACTCGACTTTGAcccttgatttttttatttgctGTGCATGATCTTTTTGTTGTTTTAAGGTGATAACAAGGAACTGGTATATTTAGTTTGTAAGTAGTACATCTAACTACATTTGCGAATCACGAATGTTTGTCTGCAGTTATTTTTTGTTGTCCTTTACATCATTGTGATTGTGGCTAAAGATGCTCGTCCAGTATgctcatttaaatataaaaaaacaagcGTCAGAAGTTGAGATAGATTTTTATCCATGATATTCCGAGCTATTAAAGGCATATATGTATCTGATTTTGCAGGTACAAGAACACAATCACCCACATATACTTCTGCTGCAAATTGGGAACACTTTTTGCAAGCTTCCTGGTGGGCGTCTAAAGCCAGGAGAGAATGGTAAGTTATCTAATGTTTTTAGGTTTATGTTACTTTTAATCATGTTTGTTATCCTTTTTGGTTAGCGGTTCCTTTCTTCTGATACTAACCACTCCTGGTTTACTTGATAATTTAGAAATTGAAGGCTTAAAAAGAAAGCTTTCCAGCAAACTTGCTGCTACTTCACCTGGTATACAACCTGACTGGCAGGTACTTCTTCGACTTAAACCTAGCTGCGAGAATAAGTTTACTAAAGAAATTGTAAAGGACAAATGTTAGTGCATGCTGCAGAGCTTGTACTTGAGCAGTTTCTTTGCAAGCAGTACACCAGTGTGCTATAATTATTCAGGCCATTATTCCAAAATCCACTGCCAGGATGTAAAATGCTTTGTTGCATGGAATGggcaaaattataaattattttacatgtttttagcCTATAAATAAGTGAATTAAGTGTATGAGTTTCCATATCCATGTCCCGGTGTCTTTTGTCTGCTATGGGCACTCAAGGCAAATTGAAAATTCAGGGTAACAGAGGTGAAATACTATAATTGTCAACTTTCTTTTAAATGTTACACATTTTGTTAATATCACTCTCAGGATCTGTGTTTAGGTTTACATAACAAGGCTTCTCTTAACCTTTATTTTGTCATTATAGATAGGCGAGTGCGTGGCTACATGGTGGAGGCCAAATTTTGAAACAGTAATGTACCCCTACTGCCCTCCCCACATAGCAAAACCGAAGGTGAAGCACATACAAtactttatactccctccatctcaaattagatgagttcattgactttgggcacacaattcaaggtgcattgaccgcatagctacttattttattttattttttgtagataaaaatttgatattaaatttttgtttacaaaagaaatttctaaaaataaattacggaaaTAGATGTGCAATGCACTTTAAaatgtgtgcccaaagtcaactagctcatttaatttgggatggagggagtagtataagAATCTTCTGCCTGCATTAAAATCCATGAAACTAATAATTTCCCTTGGCACTTTCTAATCGTTGTACAGGAATGTAAGAAGATTTTTCTTGTTCATTTGTCGGAGAGAGAGTACTTCGCAGTGCCAAAGAACTTGAAACTTCTTGCTGTTCCATTGTTTGAACTCTATGATAATGTTCAGGTATGGTGGTTTTAGCATTTTTCCATTCACTAAATTCTGTATTTGTTTGATAACATAAATACTCAAAGGTTGTATGCTTTGTTTACAATCATAGGATCTAGTTTTTGAATTTGTGATTCCAATGTTTTGGAACATGTATGATACTAAGGGTTAGGTGTTGTATGTTCAGTCCCACTCTTAAATTAGGTCATGCTAAAAAATGAGAATTGTAGGTTTTCTGCTCCACTTTGAATTCGGTTTTTCGTTTTGATGTATTAGGCATGATGTCTGCCATGTTCTAGTGCCGTGATTCTcattggatttttatttttaaactttgttGGCAGAGATATGGACCTGTCATCTCCACCATTCCGCAGCAGTTATCTAGATTCCAGTTTAGCATGATGCAGGCATAAATAAGGAGAGAACTTTAGATCTCAGTCAGCGGTAGGACTTGTTGGGGGAATTTGAGTTGTTAGGTGTGCAGGTCCTGAACTTTGCTGATGACAGAAAAGTTTGTTTGACTTATCTGGACGTTTTATTTCTAgacttaatatttaaaaatatttagaaaagatGAGGAGCTGTCTGGTGCTAGTTTTTATCAGGACAAGGTATACTTCGTCGTGTGAGTAGTATTGAATTCCATGTTGTGAGGCAAAGTTCTTCATTTCTGTTCATGGATTTACTTCTGATGTCATATGATTTACTGGTTCTTCTGtatgaataataaattaatattaacaaTTTCTGTTCTCTTGATATTTTAAACATGTTTTAGAATTAGTGTGATGATGTTGTTTCTGTAACATCTATTTCTACAACAACATGATGACTGGCAAAGGAGATTCTGATACAGTATTACAACTTCCGCAGTCTTACAGCTCTGTCTTCAATGCTTCAGATCTAGAAATAAATTTGAAGTTAGGTTGGGCATATACAGTAGAAGAATTCGGGAGACGTGATATCCATGATATCACTTTGAACATGGTATGTCGCATGTTTCTGAGTAGCATAATTTTGGTTTAAACTAaggttatatatttttgtacttGAAAATAGCTCTGAGCTCGTACTGAGAGTCTACTGAGTCTTTCGCAGAGAGACTTAGTGAAGTTGACTATTTACTGTTGTACTTGAAGAGCTTTAGAACTCATATAGAGAGTCATGGAGATTGTACATGCTGTTGTCTTCCGGAAATGATTGAGTCTCTCGCAGAGAgacttagagcatctctaagggactctctaaacaagctcctaaatcaaaatttaaagagcaaatcaaaatttagtgctccaatgggctcctagatgctctttaaaaatttaggagctcatcatctctcctttcttttaaagagcatgtaagagctcttaacttctttttcatgaatataatattgatttCCCTTTAATTTTATCTCCAacaattctctctttttacttttctttctcatttatatgtataaaatatgaataaggagcaagtataaagaagAGCATTGAATAGTACTCCCTGtatccattccctattattataataatattaaatttgtgaaAGCAATAGTTGAAGTATttgggaaatgatgtggaggagagagggaaatgaatattttaatgataaaaatagtttagaagtggttagcatattctaaaaatagggaaggggaggcttgtgctagtgatttagcacatcactagcatagtgttggagtgcaattttatcccatattccctatttttggatttaagacttgatttagcacacttATTGGACTTGCTGAAGCATAGTTTGAATTGGTATAGAGCAAGTAAAATCATCAACTACTCACATGTACAACATACTACTGTTTTACCAAGTCTAAAGGATTAGAGTACATTTCTTCTTTCTGTTATAGTACATGCCAATGATTCTCTGCGTTTTCAACAGAGGGTCAAAACAAAAGCAGATTTAGTAGGCAATGCTTTATCAAATACAGGTTTGAGTTGAATAGTTCAGTAATTATCCACCAAATGGTATATACACTCCATATGGAATAATAACAAATCATCATGCACACATACATCTTTAGTAACAAATAAATCCAAATCAAAAGAATTTACAAATGCAAGTTCAGTCTTCTTGAAATAAATTACTTCCTGCCTTTAGAAACATCCAAAAAGCTTCTTTGGACCGGTGCCAGTTGCGCGGTACTTGGCTGCCTTCTCTTCTGCCAACAATAAGTCTTCCCCTTGCTTCGCTTCAATCATCGCTCTCTTCTCTTCTGCCGCCTTGTGGATTGCAGCTATTTTGTTCTTC of Daucus carota subsp. sativus chromosome 3, DH1 v3.0, whole genome shotgun sequence contains these proteins:
- the LOC108210556 gene encoding DNA mismatch repair protein MSH3 isoform X3, with amino-acid sequence MGKQKQQVISRFFAPNPKTPSNPTPSSPPPPPKISTTVNFSPAKRALNSQFISSTKPPKTPKLSPHTHNPIPSLHQRFVEKLLEPSQDLLEPSGESSLVGPSVKYTPLEQQVVELKRKYPDVLLMIEVGYKFRFFGQDAENAARVLGIYAHMDHNFLTASVPTFRLNVYVRRLVGAGYKVGVVKQTETAAIKAHGSNRLGPFCRGLSALYTKATLEAAEDVGGGEEGFGSCSNYLVCVVENVDIGGIESGCDSKIGIIAVEISTGDVIYGEFDDNFMRSALEALLLRLSPAELLLAEPLSKQTEKLLSSYAGPTSNVRVEHISRDSFNQGSALAEVMALSDNKSDSQLVKNLHKETEVETEAADCSTNEGIVDMPDMVVQALALTIRHLKQFGFEKILCSGASFRPLSGSMEMTLSANAMQQLEILRNNIDGSESGSLLQCMNNTLTISGSRILRHWVTHPLCDRNMIHSRLDAVSEIAESMGSYKASQSINCDEEDSNVTIVCPKLHQVLSSVLTFLGRSPDIQRGITRIFHRTATTSEFIAIIKAILVAGKQLHELHVEEEGRNTIVGKNIVHSVLLRKLVLTASSSRLIGIAAKLLSSLNKDAAEKQDLQNLFISTDGQFSEVGEARTKVQCAKEKLDLLINSYRKQLGKRNLEFTSVLGTTHLIELPADVKVPSNWVKVNSTKKTIRYHPPEVSTALDQLSLVTEELTHICRAAWDNFLKEFGRYYSEFQAAVEALASLDCLHSLAVLSRNKGYVRPVFVNDNDPVQISVRSGRHPVLESILQDSFVPNDTNMHSDGEYCQIITGPNMGGKSCYIRQVALIAIMAQVGSFVPACSASLHVLDGIYTRMGSSDSIQQGRSTFLEELSEASNILHSCSPRSLVIIDELGRGTSTHDGVAIAYATLQYLLEEKRCMTLFVTHYPKIVDIKTQFPRAVGAYHVSYLTSKKDPSTDRNNDQRVDTMNYEDVLYLYKLVPGVSKSSFGFKVAQLAQSSY
- the LOC108210556 gene encoding DNA mismatch repair protein MSH3 isoform X2, whose product is MGKQKQQVISRFFAPNPKTPSNPTPSSPPPPPKISTTVNFSPAKRALNSQFISSTKPPKTPKLSPHTHNPIPSLHQRFVEKLLEPSQDLLEPSGESSLVGPSVKYTPLEQQVVELKRKYPDVLLMIEVGYKFRFFGQDAENAARVLGIYAHMDHNFLTASVPTFRLNVYVRRLVGAGYKVGVVKQTETAAIKAHGSNRLGPFCRGLSALYTKATLEAAEDVGGGEEGFGSCSNYLVCVVENVDIGGIESGCDSKIGIIAVEISTGDVIYGEFDDNFMRSALEALLLRLSPAELLLAEPLSKQTEKLLSSYAGPTSNVRVEHISRDSFNQGSALAEVMALSDNKSDSQLVKNLHKETEVETEAADCSTNEGIVDMPDMVVQALALTIRHLKQFGFEKILCSGASFRPLSGSMEMTLSANAMQQLEILRNNIDGSESGSLLQCMNNTLTISGSRILRHWVTHPLCDRNMIHSRLDAVSEIAESMGSYKASQSINCDEEDSNVTIVCPKLHQVLSSVLTFLGRSPDIQRGITRIFHRTATTSEFIAIIKAILVAGKQLHELHVEEEGRNTIVGKNIVHSVLLRKLVLTASSSRLIGIAAKLLSSLNKDAAEKQDLQNLFISTDGQFSEVGEARTKVQCAKEKLDLLINSYRKQLGKRNLEFTSVLGTTHLIELPADVKVPSNWVKVNSTKKTIRYHPPEVSTALDQLSLVTEELTHICRAAWDNFLKEFGRYYSEFQAAVEALASLDCLHSLAVLSRNKGYVRPVFVNDNDPVQISVRSGRHPVLESILQDSFVPNDTNMHSDGEYCQIITGPNMGGKSCYIRQVALIAIMAQVGSFVPACSASLHVLDGIYTRMGSSDSIQQGRSTFLEELSEASNILHSCSPRSLVIIDELGRGTSTHDGVAIAYATLQYLLEEKRCMTLFVTHYPKIVDIKTQFPRAVGAYHVSYLTSKKDPSTDRNNDQRVDTMNYEDVLYLYKLVPGVSKSSFGFKVAQLAQCYLIICTY